The Paracoccus sediminicola genome contains a region encoding:
- a CDS encoding ArdC family protein: MARSRTPKFDASEAITNEIIRIIERGVLPWRKPWTAGGSSRPLRVGGEPYQGVNNFLLTMRTVMAGHSSPFWMTLPQANALDAKVRKGEKSSVVVYYGQSRKDAGGDEHDRSDGDDHSEEAHIFRFQKSYRVFNSCQIEGLPDSFFPDPEPVPEHPPSEPIPHMQAFFDAIDITTVFTGTEAYYLPPVDKVYMPSITRFQDPRNFYGVWAHELAHATKAPHRLNRDFGFSKFGNTSYAREEIVAELTSVFLGQTLGFTAHTLEMNAAYLHNWLRVLRSDKGAIFKHAADAQRACDYLIARSEAGRAGRSAKAA; encoded by the coding sequence ATGGCCCGATCCCGCACGCCCAAATTCGATGCCTCCGAGGCCATCACAAACGAAATCATCCGCATCATCGAGCGCGGCGTCCTGCCGTGGCGCAAGCCATGGACCGCAGGCGGCAGCTCTCGCCCCCTGCGCGTGGGCGGTGAACCCTACCAGGGAGTGAACAACTTCCTGCTGACGATGCGGACCGTGATGGCGGGCCACAGCTCTCCCTTCTGGATGACGTTGCCGCAGGCCAATGCCTTGGATGCAAAGGTCCGCAAGGGCGAGAAATCCTCTGTCGTCGTCTATTACGGTCAAAGCCGGAAAGACGCGGGCGGCGATGAGCATGACCGCAGCGACGGGGATGATCACTCCGAGGAAGCCCACATCTTTCGCTTTCAGAAATCCTACCGCGTGTTCAATTCCTGCCAGATCGAGGGCTTGCCCGACAGCTTCTTCCCCGATCCGGAGCCCGTGCCCGAGCATCCGCCGTCCGAGCCCATCCCGCACATGCAGGCGTTTTTCGATGCCATCGACATCACGACCGTCTTCACGGGCACGGAGGCGTACTATTTGCCGCCCGTGGACAAGGTCTACATGCCGTCCATCACGCGGTTCCAGGACCCGCGCAATTTCTACGGGGTCTGGGCGCATGAGCTCGCCCATGCCACGAAAGCCCCCCATCGATTGAACCGTGATTTCGGGTTCTCGAAGTTTGGCAACACGTCCTATGCGCGCGAGGAGATCGTCGCGGAATTGACCTCGGTGTTCCTGGGTCAGACGCTCGGCTTCACGGCGCATACGCTCGAGATGAATGCCGCCTATCTCCACAACTGGTTGCGCGTCCTGCGCTCGGACAAGGGTGCGATCTTCAAGCACGCCGCGGACGCGCAGCGCGCTTGCGACTACTTGATCGCCAGATCGGAGGCGGGCAGGGCAGGGCGCAGCGCCAAGGCGGCCTGA
- a CDS encoding Fic family protein, with amino-acid sequence MLETPARIEPCFFEEHIPTELADLSVDIQREATGLGQGLHPDSAAELADLVRVMNCYYSNLIEGHNTRPRDIERALAGAELEEETRPLALEARAHVIVQRAIDEMHRKGTLPRPTSVEFLTWVHKSFYDEMPEEFRVIEHPDGTQEPIVPGRMRQDDDREVAVGRHLPPSSSRVAAFMDHFDKRFQIAARSSSGRIIAIASAHHRLNYIHPFPDGNGRVSRLMSHAMALTAGIGGQGLWSVSRGLARGLTDRGEYKRMMDLADSPRRGDRDGRGNLSEAALKTFSEWFLKVTLDQITFSARLFDLGGLDQRYRRLVADTIDDKRAPELISAVLRHGALERGDAQIVLKTSERTARNTLSKLTAAGYMTSASPKTPVRLAFPLDYRERLFPNLFGDGDLPQ; translated from the coding sequence ATGCTGGAGACACCCGCCAGGATCGAACCCTGCTTCTTTGAGGAGCATATTCCTACAGAACTGGCAGACCTTTCGGTCGACATCCAGAGGGAAGCCACCGGGCTGGGACAAGGGTTGCATCCTGACAGCGCAGCCGAACTTGCCGATCTCGTCCGTGTGATGAACTGCTACTACTCCAACCTGATCGAAGGACACAACACGCGCCCCCGCGACATCGAAAGGGCGCTGGCTGGTGCCGAGCTTGAGGAAGAAACCCGTCCCCTCGCCCTTGAGGCCCGGGCGCACGTCATCGTTCAACGGGCCATCGACGAGATGCATCGCAAGGGCACCCTGCCCCGCCCCACATCCGTCGAATTCCTGACTTGGGTCCATAAGAGCTTCTACGACGAGATGCCGGAAGAGTTTCGGGTCATCGAACATCCCGACGGCACACAAGAGCCCATCGTTCCGGGACGCATGCGGCAGGATGATGATCGGGAAGTTGCGGTCGGGCGCCACCTACCTCCTTCATCGTCGCGCGTCGCGGCATTCATGGACCATTTCGACAAACGATTTCAGATTGCGGCGCGGTCTTCGAGCGGACGGATCATCGCGATCGCCTCTGCGCATCACCGGCTCAACTACATCCACCCTTTCCCGGATGGTAACGGCCGTGTCAGCAGACTGATGTCTCATGCCATGGCCCTCACAGCGGGGATTGGTGGCCAAGGGCTCTGGTCCGTATCACGTGGGCTGGCCCGCGGGCTAACCGATCGGGGCGAGTACAAACGGATGATGGATCTGGCCGACAGTCCACGCCGCGGAGACCGCGACGGACGGGGGAACCTGTCAGAAGCGGCACTGAAGACGTTTAGTGAATGGTTCCTAAAGGTGACGCTCGACCAGATCACCTTCTCAGCAAGATTGTTCGATCTCGGCGGACTTGACCAACGGTATCGCCGTCTTGTTGCAGATACCATCGATGACAAGCGAGCGCCGGAACTAATCTCGGCGGTTCTTCGGCATGGGGCACTGGAACGAGGCGATGCGCAGATTGTGCTCAAGACGTCCGAGCGTACTGCTCGCAACACGCTGAGTAAACTGACCGCCGCCGGATACATGACGTCCGCCTCGCCGAAGACGCCGGTTCGGTTGGCGTTTCCGTTGGATTATCGAGAGCGGCTCTTTCCAAACCTCTTTGGAGACGGTGACCTCCCACAATAA
- the repC gene encoding plasmid replication protein RepC, with the protein MAFTKLSIEAAGADATRGSFPPSETDVWTIFRALRDARSVFGLRPGHIQTLQAMLSFLKPGHGETVFASNNSLCQRVGGIDERTLRRHINRFVELGFIKRNDSSNRKRYRVRSSGGECISYGLSLTPLLQRASELIAIAQEMENNRRDRIFVRKQILTKLARLEEHDPSNAFINHARKALRRKLSLPEYHALLASTDAECQSLSTPDDPPETMELPANDGQTVRHQSKSEEEKKDLDSNIGLEALKPDLLTSVCDQATSFSTERLRNWLDIENHARTLAPMMGIHPETFEKAKNAVGAQKASCTIFIMLQLGKRIRDFGAYFHSITLGQRQNQFDPLALIKRLSENNERTV; encoded by the coding sequence ATGGCATTTACAAAACTCTCGATCGAAGCCGCAGGTGCTGATGCAACCCGCGGCTCATTTCCCCCATCTGAAACCGACGTCTGGACCATCTTCAGAGCCCTGAGAGATGCACGCAGCGTGTTTGGTCTACGTCCTGGCCACATACAGACACTTCAAGCAATGCTCAGTTTTCTGAAACCTGGCCATGGCGAAACGGTTTTTGCGTCTAACAATTCACTTTGCCAGCGCGTTGGCGGAATCGACGAACGGACACTCCGGAGGCACATCAACCGCTTCGTTGAACTCGGATTCATCAAGCGCAATGACAGCTCGAACCGAAAGCGCTACCGCGTTCGCTCATCCGGCGGGGAGTGCATCAGTTATGGATTGTCTCTCACCCCCCTGCTCCAACGTGCGAGCGAGCTTATAGCCATCGCGCAAGAGATGGAGAATAACCGGCGAGATCGGATATTTGTCCGCAAACAGATCCTTACAAAGCTCGCCCGTTTGGAAGAGCACGATCCTAGCAACGCATTCATCAACCACGCACGGAAAGCTCTACGCAGGAAGCTGAGCCTCCCCGAATACCACGCTCTGCTCGCCAGTACAGATGCAGAATGCCAGAGTTTGTCTACCCCGGATGACCCGCCTGAAACTATGGAATTGCCCGCCAATGACGGACAAACTGTCCGGCATCAATCTAAGTCTGAAGAAGAAAAAAAAGATTTAGATAGCAACATCGGCCTTGAGGCCCTGAAACCAGACTTGCTGACCTCAGTCTGCGATCAGGCGACATCGTTCTCCACAGAGAGACTTAGAAACTGGTTGGACATTGAAAACCATGCTCGAACACTTGCACCCATGATGGGCATTCACCCAGAGACTTTCGAGAAAGCCAAGAATGCTGTAGGAGCTCAGAAAGCGTCATGCACGATCTTCATCATGCTACAGCTTGGAAAACGCATCAGGGATTTTGGAGCGTATTTTCACAGTATCACCCTGGGTCAAAGGCAAAACCAATTTGATCCATTAGCTTTGATCAAGCGACTGTCCGAAAACAATGAGCGAACTGTCTAA
- a CDS encoding regulator: MAILKFSASAVAAQIAHARACKTFLPNWNGPVDRPALILIVGNGVHLRSNGIDGTTTRIVTTEQADPSFAFADGMNPFRDTDWMAQRRMAFRDLTGQFYTDILDDVQVLIDRGQGAIRLATDGHSIRVFVRRASDYLIGGTYEVPSGLGGTFRVILKDACDTFAIVQNCGNCEDFDAMQPYRVPLDALMELDDRRVA, from the coding sequence ATGGCTATTCTCAAGTTCTCTGCGTCTGCTGTTGCGGCGCAAATCGCACATGCGCGCGCCTGCAAAACCTTCCTGCCCAACTGGAACGGTCCCGTGGACAGGCCGGCCCTGATCCTCATCGTCGGCAATGGCGTGCATCTGCGCTCAAACGGCATCGATGGCACGACCACTCGCATCGTCACGACCGAGCAGGCCGATCCGTCCTTTGCTTTCGCCGACGGCATGAACCCGTTTCGGGATACCGACTGGATGGCGCAGCGCCGCATGGCGTTTCGCGATCTGACCGGCCAGTTCTACACCGACATCCTCGACGATGTGCAGGTGCTCATCGACCGGGGGCAGGGGGCGATCCGGCTCGCCACCGATGGCCACAGCATCCGCGTCTTCGTGCGCCGGGCCTCGGATTATCTCATTGGCGGGACCTACGAGGTGCCCTCGGGCCTCGGCGGCACCTTCCGGGTCATCCTCAAGGATGCCTGCGACACCTTCGCGATCGTGCAGAACTGCGGCAATTGCGAAGATTTCGACGCCATGCAGCCCTACCGCGTGCCGCTCGATGCGCTGATGGAACTCGATGATCGGAGGGTGGCGTGA
- the repB gene encoding plasmid partitioning protein RepB: MARNIFNQPPRNETESGAPSPTPPKAAKLPGSVGGLRDSLREITANSIRDIEPDQIDMDGLRDRLVLEDSSIDELAESIRKHGQQVPIMVRPSAQPDRYRIIYGRRRLAAIRKVGGTVKAIVRTLDDDASLIAQGQENNLRLDPSFIEKSLFIKEMQESGYKPGVIQDALGLTRQGVSNHRVVIEQLPDGLVQLIGPAHGIGRRQWGDLAALSVKVDLVDIAKEALAALPDDTPSSEKFQAVYSACSSKARSDKKPPNRGLTSVINDENGCSLGTLTIDEKAIALKVTKKDNPEFGQWLEEHAEATLLQLFVQWRNERGSGS; this comes from the coding sequence ATGGCCCGAAACATCTTCAACCAGCCTCCAAGGAATGAGACGGAGAGCGGAGCCCCCTCCCCTACCCCGCCAAAAGCGGCAAAGCTGCCGGGATCTGTTGGAGGATTGCGCGACTCTTTGCGCGAGATCACAGCAAACTCGATTCGCGATATCGAACCCGATCAGATTGACATGGATGGGCTGCGCGATCGGTTGGTGCTGGAAGATTCCAGTATCGATGAGTTGGCCGAGAGCATTCGCAAGCATGGCCAACAAGTGCCCATCATGGTCCGTCCATCTGCCCAACCGGACAGATACCGCATCATCTACGGCCGCCGCAGGCTTGCGGCGATCCGTAAGGTCGGTGGAACGGTCAAGGCAATTGTTCGAACCTTGGACGATGACGCATCTCTGATCGCTCAAGGCCAGGAGAACAACCTCAGGCTTGATCCGTCTTTTATAGAAAAGTCTCTTTTTATCAAAGAGATGCAAGAATCCGGGTACAAACCCGGTGTCATTCAAGATGCTCTAGGTCTGACCCGGCAAGGCGTATCCAACCACAGGGTCGTCATAGAACAACTGCCAGACGGTCTTGTTCAACTCATCGGGCCAGCACATGGGATCGGACGACGGCAGTGGGGTGATCTAGCTGCCTTGTCGGTGAAGGTAGATTTGGTGGACATCGCCAAAGAGGCGCTCGCCGCCCTGCCCGACGACACTCCTAGTTCCGAAAAGTTCCAAGCGGTCTATTCGGCTTGCTCGAGCAAAGCACGTAGCGACAAGAAGCCGCCCAATCGTGGGCTGACTTCGGTCATCAATGATGAGAACGGCTGTTCATTGGGCACGCTGACAATCGATGAGAAGGCGATCGCGCTCAAGGTCACCAAGAAGGACAATCCAGAATTCGGCCAATGGCTCGAAGAGCACGCGGAAGCTACGCTTTTGCAACTCTTCGTACAGTGGCGGAATGAGAGAGGCTCTGGGTCCTAA
- a CDS encoding StaA: MAAEANSYDAWFRAKVQAALEEECTGTSQVQVMQAAQALIDAKREVEPKS, from the coding sequence ATGGCCGCTGAAGCGAATTCGTATGACGCGTGGTTTCGCGCGAAGGTGCAGGCCGCGCTGGAGGAGGAATGCACGGGAACATCTCAAGTTCAGGTGATGCAGGCCGCACAGGCATTGATTGATGCGAAACGGGAGGTCGAACCCAAGTCCTGA
- a CDS encoding ParB/RepB/Spo0J family partition protein, whose protein sequence is MTTSFAPLTVAIGDLVPHPANVRSNAPETYDPENIAHLKASIAVLGLLQPLLVQKLDGKYAVLAGGRRHAALKELIADKASKGFTAKTKVDCRLVPEDCDVTTALSLAENITQAPMNAIDEFEAFARMMEVDGQTPETIAKTFGTTVAAVKGRLRYGLIHPDIRAAARGKVITLDTMKAFAEHPSQEAQREVFEALTKDGGYLQAYTVRQALKSRGVQVSDDIGAFVREDYEARGGAVAADLLEEHSVLEDAALVETILLEKLGAAAEEVRVRLGFAWADAMVRYDYATMADYGRVYPGPIEPDEAARKRIDEITAELEKLQLEMEDEGLEDGAYNALYERVDVLEEEARDLQEAYSDEDLARAGVIASWQGGQITLHVGLVRPEDTVKEEGARGSSAGPTGEEAPDAGEITYPASLAEDLKTERAMALGAAMALHPEATLDLTLFKLVSDVLASGMSVTQAIKIEAREDYRSHAKMDEIDETSLEQVAAAHDALDLSWLDDTRPPADQFAAFRALEAGEKAKLVAYATASTTQSCFARDPRRDSLMHAFEIEIMPDIRAHWTPNAALFNRFKKAWLLKILGEDLGLAQEAVTLASSSKKEIVDFCDKLFAEPFATLTDAQRAAVAAWCPPMMQTAGVACDEAEPTADTPEPDSEVAQAA, encoded by the coding sequence ATGACCACAAGCTTTGCTCCCCTTACCGTCGCGATCGGCGATCTAGTCCCGCATCCTGCTAATGTGCGCAGCAACGCGCCGGAAACCTATGACCCCGAGAACATCGCGCATCTGAAAGCCAGCATTGCCGTTCTGGGTCTCCTGCAGCCGCTCCTGGTCCAGAAGCTCGACGGCAAATACGCCGTCCTCGCCGGTGGCCGGCGCCATGCCGCGCTGAAGGAGCTGATCGCCGACAAGGCCAGCAAGGGGTTCACGGCGAAAACCAAGGTGGACTGCCGCCTCGTGCCCGAGGACTGCGACGTCACCACGGCACTGTCGCTCGCCGAGAACATCACCCAGGCACCGATGAATGCCATCGACGAGTTCGAGGCTTTCGCCCGGATGATGGAGGTCGACGGCCAGACGCCCGAGACGATCGCGAAGACCTTCGGCACCACGGTGGCGGCCGTGAAAGGCCGGTTGCGCTATGGCCTCATCCACCCCGACATCCGCGCCGCGGCTCGGGGCAAGGTGATCACGCTCGACACAATGAAGGCCTTCGCCGAGCACCCGAGCCAGGAGGCGCAGCGCGAGGTTTTCGAGGCGCTCACGAAAGACGGCGGCTATCTGCAGGCCTACACGGTCCGACAGGCCCTCAAGTCCCGCGGCGTGCAGGTCAGCGACGATATCGGGGCTTTCGTGCGCGAAGACTACGAGGCGCGTGGCGGTGCCGTCGCGGCTGACCTTCTGGAAGAGCATTCCGTGCTTGAGGATGCGGCGCTGGTCGAGACCATTTTGCTCGAGAAGCTTGGGGCCGCCGCTGAAGAGGTCCGTGTGAGGCTGGGGTTTGCCTGGGCCGATGCGATGGTGCGCTATGATTACGCGACCATGGCCGACTATGGCCGCGTCTATCCCGGCCCGATCGAGCCCGATGAGGCTGCCCGGAAGCGCATCGATGAGATCACCGCCGAGCTTGAGAAATTGCAACTCGAGATGGAAGATGAGGGGCTCGAGGACGGTGCCTACAACGCCCTTTACGAGCGCGTGGACGTTCTGGAAGAGGAAGCCCGCGATCTGCAGGAGGCCTACAGCGACGAAGATCTGGCCCGCGCTGGGGTGATCGCCTCGTGGCAGGGTGGGCAGATCACGCTCCATGTTGGTCTCGTCCGACCGGAAGACACCGTCAAAGAGGAGGGCGCACGCGGCTCCTCGGCTGGCCCGACCGGGGAAGAAGCCCCGGACGCCGGCGAAATCACTTATCCAGCTTCACTGGCCGAGGACCTCAAGACCGAGCGAGCCATGGCCCTTGGCGCCGCGATGGCGCTGCATCCGGAGGCCACGCTCGATCTGACGCTCTTCAAACTGGTCAGTGATGTTCTGGCCAGCGGTATGAGTGTCACGCAGGCGATCAAGATCGAGGCCCGCGAGGATTACCGCAGCCATGCCAAGATGGACGAGATCGACGAGACCTCGCTCGAGCAGGTGGCGGCGGCGCATGATGCGCTTGATCTGTCCTGGCTTGATGACACCCGCCCGCCCGCCGATCAGTTCGCGGCGTTTCGCGCGCTGGAGGCAGGTGAAAAGGCCAAGCTCGTGGCCTATGCCACGGCCAGCACCACGCAGTCCTGCTTCGCGCGGGATCCTCGGCGCGATAGCCTGATGCATGCGTTCGAGATCGAGATCATGCCCGACATCCGCGCCCACTGGACGCCGAACGCGGCGCTGTTCAATCGCTTCAAAAAGGCCTGGCTCCTGAAGATCCTCGGCGAGGATCTGGGTCTGGCCCAGGAGGCGGTGACGCTGGCCTCGTCGAGCAAGAAGGAAATCGTCGACTTCTGCGACAAGCTCTTTGCAGAGCCCTTCGCGACGCTCACGGACGCGCAGCGCGCTGCCGTGGCCGCCTGGTGCCCGCCCATGATGCAGACCGCCGGTGTCGCCTGTGATGAGGCGGAGCCCACTGCGGACACCCCGGAGCCTGACAGCGAGGTCGCGCAAGCGGCCTGA
- a CDS encoding DUF3768 domain-containing protein yields the protein MSMTVQPQPDRPEPSVIAEQNDAFRKLACLGVPPAQPIQGRMHVTRSLMEAGEGFMAEAVKATGEFATFEPENDPEGWHDFGAVEIRGETVFWKIDLYEADSDFRYGAETPDNPATTMRVLTIMLARDW from the coding sequence ATGTCCATGACCGTTCAACCCCAGCCAGACCGTCCAGAGCCGAGTGTGATCGCGGAGCAGAACGACGCGTTTCGCAAGCTCGCGTGCCTTGGAGTGCCGCCCGCGCAGCCCATCCAGGGCCGGATGCATGTCACCCGCTCGCTCATGGAGGCCGGTGAAGGCTTCATGGCCGAGGCGGTGAAGGCGACCGGTGAGTTTGCCACATTCGAGCCTGAGAATGATCCCGAGGGATGGCACGATTTCGGAGCGGTAGAGATCCGGGGAGAGACCGTGTTCTGGAAGATCGATCTCTATGAAGCAGACTCGGACTTCCGCTACGGGGCTGAGACCCCGGACAATCCCGCCACCACCATGCGCGTGCTGACCATCATGCTGGCGCGCGACTGGTAG
- a CDS encoding type II toxin-antitoxin system PrlF family antitoxin: MTALAQDVSKLTDRYQTTVPAGVRKQLKLGKGDQIRYCTEPSGRVYIEPVRSDEEDPVLGAFLDFVEADIKAHPDRIRAFDGALHDRLAALVGDVDVDLDAPLSPEDE; encoded by the coding sequence ATGACAGCCCTCGCACAAGATGTCTCGAAACTCACGGATCGGTATCAGACGACCGTGCCGGCGGGTGTGCGCAAACAGCTCAAGCTGGGAAAGGGCGACCAGATTCGTTACTGCACCGAGCCGAGTGGCAGGGTCTATATCGAGCCCGTGCGCAGCGACGAGGAAGATCCCGTGCTCGGAGCCTTTCTCGATTTTGTCGAGGCCGATATCAAGGCGCATCCGGACCGCATTCGGGCGTTCGATGGGGCTTTGCATGACCGTCTTGCAGCACTGGTCGGAGACGTTGACGTCGATCTCGATGCGCCGCTATCGCCCGAGGATGAATGA
- a CDS encoding DUF6330 family protein, translating into MSRKEPKTLRVACFKDGRRKIITFKHGAYWWSASEGAYPLSAALEAITDQGGWVETIPNPNYRPKGLFG; encoded by the coding sequence ATGTCACGCAAGGAACCCAAGACGCTGCGGGTGGCCTGCTTCAAAGATGGCCGCCGCAAGATCATCACCTTCAAGCACGGCGCCTATTGGTGGAGCGCGTCTGAGGGCGCGTATCCGCTTTCGGCAGCGCTCGAGGCCATCACGGACCAAGGCGGCTGGGTCGAGACCATCCCCAACCCGAATTACAGACCCAAGGGTCTGTTCGGGTAG
- a CDS encoding DUF6927 domain-containing protein, with amino-acid sequence MGWLFYTDRRVQTYADEKAEIARLCTSHGDTRKTELVKACKVGSTWYAAAKVTNLDGTPVEDTTYVTDADGSFTFGAVFLTRYDDGCWGYKDMEESAGPNESRAPLGLIELLSDLKDPDSYAQDWRQRCRNWAAIPDYEEGDKIRLATPVTLTDGSTCQIVTATYYKRGRQKRRCYRIEETGGLVRLSKASLAGSELLSSAKGAASPVLAEFLAGRN; translated from the coding sequence ATGGGTTGGCTTTTCTACACCGATCGCCGCGTTCAGACCTACGCGGATGAGAAAGCGGAAATCGCCAGGCTCTGCACCTCTCATGGCGACACGCGCAAAACTGAACTGGTCAAGGCCTGCAAGGTCGGCTCAACCTGGTATGCGGCGGCAAAGGTCACCAATCTCGACGGCACCCCTGTCGAAGACACGACCTATGTCACCGATGCGGATGGCTCCTTCACTTTCGGGGCTGTCTTCCTCACCCGATACGATGACGGCTGCTGGGGCTACAAGGACATGGAGGAAAGTGCTGGCCCGAACGAATCTCGTGCTCCGCTTGGGCTGATCGAGCTTCTCTCCGACCTGAAAGACCCGGACAGCTACGCCCAGGACTGGCGTCAGCGCTGCCGGAATTGGGCTGCGATCCCGGACTACGAGGAAGGCGACAAGATCAGGCTCGCCACGCCCGTGACGCTCACCGATGGCAGTACATGCCAGATCGTCACCGCGACGTACTACAAGCGGGGGCGGCAAAAACGCCGCTGCTACCGCATCGAGGAAACCGGTGGGCTCGTACGCCTGTCGAAGGCCTCGCTTGCGGGCTCGGAGCTGCTCAGCTCCGCAAAAGGTGCGGCTAGCCCGGTGCTGGCGGAGTTCCTGGCGGGGCGAAATTAG
- a CDS encoding type II toxin-antitoxin system YhaV family toxin, translating into MSGDSVPAQAPLVVNGWSIYAHPLFLDQLEGLIEEVEARKARDPKTWRKKNSTKRLAAIFKLVTEAIPADPGAAAFRQGGTLGDHRKHWFRAKFFQQYRLFYRFNSDAKVIVVAWVNDDKTLRAYGSKTDAYATFKGMLEDGNPPDNFDALLKEAAAADKRLETSLEAAPDR; encoded by the coding sequence ATGAGCGGCGATAGCGTGCCCGCCCAAGCGCCTCTTGTCGTAAACGGATGGTCGATTTATGCGCATCCGCTCTTTCTGGATCAGCTCGAAGGGCTGATTGAAGAGGTCGAGGCGCGTAAGGCACGCGATCCCAAGACCTGGCGCAAGAAAAATTCCACGAAACGGCTGGCCGCCATCTTCAAGCTGGTCACCGAGGCCATACCGGCAGATCCGGGTGCCGCCGCCTTCCGGCAAGGCGGCACACTCGGCGATCACCGCAAGCACTGGTTTCGGGCGAAATTCTTCCAGCAATATCGGTTGTTCTACCGGTTCAACAGTGATGCGAAGGTCATCGTGGTGGCCTGGGTGAACGACGACAAGACCCTGCGCGCCTATGGCAGCAAGACGGATGCCTATGCGACGTTCAAAGGGATGCTGGAAGATGGCAACCCACCTGACAATTTTGACGCGCTCCTGAAAGAAGCCGCGGCGGCGGACAAGCGGTTAGAAACTTCCCTTGAAGCGGCGCCCGATCGGTAA